Proteins from a genomic interval of Plectropomus leopardus isolate mb unplaced genomic scaffold, YSFRI_Pleo_2.0 unplaced_scaffold19212, whole genome shotgun sequence:
- the LOC121965253 gene encoding PH and SEC7 domain-containing protein 1-like, with protein sequence PLAASDSHGGLKSPISIGSPRRPSESNLDSFSRHFESIMESHRAKGTSYSSLDSVDLLTSGSTSVFTFDLPTLTPEIQSQICESAKQIIELSFAPLARPDPAAPSETSRSELTLSASGAGLRGGSKDDHGPPVRSKSEKESWRRSILKDGFRKASSAPSLHSSPR encoded by the exons GCCGTTGGCGGCGTCCGACTCTCATGGCGGCCTCAAGTCTCCGATCTCCATCGGCAGCCCGCGGCGACCGTCGGAGAGCAACCTGGACTCTTTCAGCCGCCACTTCGAGAGCATCATGGAGTCTCACCGCGCCAAAGGCACCTCCTACAGCAGCCTGGACAGCGTGGACCTGCTGACCTCCGGATCCACGTCCGTCTTCACCTTCGACCTGCCCACCCTCACGCCGGAGATCCAG AGTCAGATCTGCGAGAGCGCCAAGCAGATCATCGAGCTGAGCTTCGCCCCGCTGGCCCGGCCCGACCCCGCCGCCCCCTCGGAGACGTCCCGCTCCGAACTCACCCTCAGTGCCTCGGGGGCGGGACTCCGCGGCGGCTCCAAAGACGACCACGGCCCTCCGGTTCGCTCCAAGTCGGAGAAGGAGTCGTGGCGGCGCTCCATCCTCAAAGACGGCTTCCGCAAGGCGAGCTCGGCGCCGTCGCTCCACAGCAGCCCCAGGTGA